One region of Mycobacterium riyadhense genomic DNA includes:
- a CDS encoding PE family protein → MSFVIASPELVASAATDLARIGSSITQASSAAAAPTTAVLAAGADEVSAAVAALFNAQAQGYQVLSAQAASFHQQFVQALNSGAAAYTTAEALNVGPLQPLLDLINAPTQALLGRPLIGNGTDGAPGTGQNGGAGGLLYGNGGNGGSGAPGQPGGNGGAAGLWGNGGMGGAGGNGVAGSPGSGGVGGAAGYGGAGGAGGWLYGVGGAGGAGGIGGTALDLGAGVGLNGGAGGSGGAGGHGGWLFGRGGDGGAGGDGGAAVGATNPAAPIAGAMGGPGGNGGNGGDGGWLYGDGGAGGNTGNGGSFVDNPLVEVGASGGSFGGFDVFAGNGGDAGLFGNGGAGGNGGVGGTGQSGITHGGPGGFGGGGGNGGRGGFIWGNGGSGGTGGDGGAAGGSSSGTGAGGTGGFGGFGGSGGRAGLIGNGGNAGAGGGGGNGGVSATNPGQAGVGGFGGFGGDAFLLGHGGLGGNGGNTGTGFVVQISNGGDGGDGGIFYGSGGRGGNAGTAGAAPSNGGGVGGAGGDAQLIGNGGDGGAGAGAAFGGVGGVGGRRGQLFGTPGVTGPA, encoded by the coding sequence ATGTCGTTTGTGATCGCGTCGCCGGAGTTAGTGGCTTCTGCGGCAACGGATTTGGCGCGGATTGGTTCGTCGATCACGCAGGCCAGCTCTGCCGCAGCGGCACCGACGACCGCGGTATTGGCCGCCGGCGCCGATGAGGTGTCAGCCGCGGTCGCGGCGTTGTTCAATGCCCAGGCCCAGGGCTACCAGGTGCTGAGCGCTCAGGCGGCATCGTTTCACCAGCAATTCGTGCAGGCGTTGAATTCGGGTGCCGCCGCGTATACGACCGCTGAGGCGCTTAACGTTGGGCCTTTGCAGCCACTCCTGGATCTGATCAATGCGCCGACCCAGGCGCTGTTGGGGCGTCCGCTGATCGGCAATGGGACCGACGGGGCCCCGGGGACCGGGCAAAACGGTGGCGCCGGTGGGTTGTTGTACGGCAACGGTGGTAACGGTGGATCCGGCGCGCCCGGTCAGCCCGGCGGTAACGGCGGGGCGGCGGGGCTGTGGGGCAATGGCGGAATGGGCGGTGCCGGCGGTAATGGCGTCGCCGGTTCGCCCGGCTCGGGCGGTGTCGGCGGGGCAGCGGGTTACGGCGGGGCCGGTGGGGCCGGTGGCTGGCTGTACGGCGTTGGTGGCGCCGGCGGCGCCGGCGGCATCGGCGGTACTGCTCTCGATCTCGGTGCCGGCGTCGGCCTCAATGGGGGTGCTGGTGGTTCCGGGGGTGCCGGCGGTCATGGGGGGTGGCTGTTCGGGCGCGGTGGCGACGGTGGTGCCGGCGGTGACGGCGGGGCTGCCGTCGGCGCCACAAACCCGGCTGCTCCCATTGCGGGAGCCATGGGCGGTCCCGGCGGCAACGGCGGCAACGGCGGCGACGGCGGCTGGCTGTACGGCGACGGAGGGGCCGGCGGAAACACCGGCAACGGCGGGTCCTTTGTAGACAATCCACTGGTCGAAGTGGGCGCTAGCGGAGGTAGCTTCGGCGGCTTCGACGTCTTTGCCGGTAACGGCGGCGATGCCGGGCTGTTCGGCAATGGCGGTGCCGGTGGTAACGGGGGAGTGGGCGGGACTGGCCAGTCCGGCATTACCCATGGCGGTCCCGGCGGCTTCGGCGGAGGTGGCGGCAATGGTGGCCGCGGCGGGTTCATTTGGGGTAACGGCGGCAGCGGTGGGACCGGTGGTGACGGCGGGGCTGCTGGCGGCTCCTCGTCCGGTACCGGTGCCGGCGGTACTGGGGGCTTCGGCGGCTTTGGTGGCAGCGGTGGTAGGGCCGGTCTGATCGGTAACGGAGGGAACGCCGGGGCCGGCGGCGGCGGCGGAAATGGCGGCGTCAGTGCGACGAACCCCGGGCAAGCGGGTGTGGGTGGTTTCGGCGGGTTCGGTGGCGACGCCTTCCTGCTGGGCCACGGCGGCCTCGGCGGCAACGGAGGTAATACCGGGACCGGCTTCGTGGTTCAAATCAGCAACGGTGGCGACGGTGGCGACGGCGGGATTTTCTACGGCAGCGGCGGACGAGGCGGCAACGCCGGCACCGCCGGGGCAGCGCCATCTAACGGCGGTGGTGTCGGCGGTGCCGGCGGCGATGCTCAGCTGATCGGCAACGGCGGCGACGGCGGGGCTGGCGCCGGTGCGGCGTTCGGCGGTGTGGGCGGCGTAGGCGGTCGCCGCGGGCAGCTGTTTGGCACGCCAGGCGTCACCGGACCCGCGTAG